One genomic window of Gimesia chilikensis includes the following:
- a CDS encoding class I SAM-dependent methyltransferase, which yields MSTTDEKLTKSFYDRISHSYDALADSNEHVAREKGLAALAVSEGETVLEIGYGTGHSLVALAEAVGESGQVCGVDISDGMQKVSEKRVAEAGLADRVKLSVANTPPLPFDDNTFDAVSMSFTLELFPLETIPEVLKEIRRVLKPGGRLGVVSMALTQEGEKDSFLEKTYKWMHQHFPHIVDCQPINAVGFLKEAGFEIKDENNLEIWTMPVAALVGVSPA from the coding sequence ATGAGCACCACTGACGAAAAACTCACCAAGTCCTTCTACGATCGCATCAGCCATTCTTATGACGCGCTCGCCGATTCCAACGAGCACGTGGCGCGTGAAAAAGGGTTGGCAGCCCTGGCTGTTTCTGAGGGAGAGACAGTACTCGAAATCGGGTACGGCACCGGCCATTCGCTGGTCGCTTTGGCAGAAGCAGTGGGAGAGAGTGGCCAGGTTTGCGGGGTAGATATTTCCGATGGCATGCAGAAAGTCTCGGAAAAACGCGTGGCCGAGGCAGGTCTGGCTGATCGGGTTAAACTGTCGGTCGCCAATACACCTCCGCTGCCTTTCGATGACAACACCTTCGATGCAGTCAGCATGAGCTTTACCTTGGAACTGTTCCCGCTGGAAACCATTCCGGAGGTGCTGAAAGAAATCCGCCGGGTCCTGAAACCGGGAGGACGTCTGGGAGTGGTCTCAATGGCTCTCACTCAGGAAGGGGAAAAAGACAGTTTCCTCGAGAAGACCTACAAATGGATGCACCAGCACTTCCCGCACATCGTGGACTGCCAGCCGATTAACGCCGTCGGCTTTCTGAAAGAGGCCGGCTTCGAAATCAAGGATGAAAACAACCTTGAAATCTGGACCATGCCGGTCGCAGCACTGGTTGGCGTTTCCCCAGCCTGA